From Oreochromis niloticus isolate F11D_XX linkage group LG1, O_niloticus_UMD_NMBU, whole genome shotgun sequence, a single genomic window includes:
- the LOC112841883 gene encoding uncharacterized protein LOC112841883, with protein sequence MTMREAGQRVQPNLSRFTVASIIRTFREENRTQRRPPGGGRLRLLSEEQERELVNMVIANNVIRLQEIQRRVIEDDHLFRGINAISLSTIDRILRKNQFRMKQAYRVPFERNSDRVKNQRVEYVQRIFEIEGRPVPHEMIFVDEAGFNLTKRRKRGRNIIGHRAIVNVTIQHMFQLDYREPAQPEQPHYVVVWDNVSFHRAALAMEEACLEISVDACQGWIRHARGFYPRCLAGANIACDVDEILWPDPDQRQDAVVG encoded by the exons ATGACTATGAGGGAGGCTGGGCAACGAGtacaaccaaatttgagtcgcTTCACTGTTGCCTCCATCATCAGAACCTTCAGGGAGGAAAACAG GACACAGAGACGACCACCTGGTGGAGGCAGGTTAAGGCTTTTGTCGGAGGAGCAAGAGAGGGAACTTGTAAACATGGTAATTGCAAATAATGTAATCCGCCTGCAAGAGATTCAAAGGAGAGTGATTGAGGATGATCATCTTTTTCGAGGCATAAATGCCATCAGCCTCTCCACAATTGACCGCATCCTCCGAAAGAATCAATTCCGGATGAAACAGGCATACCGAGTCCCTTTCGAACGAAACTCTGACAGAGTGAAAAACCAACGTGTGGAATATGTTCAG AGAATCTTTGAGATTGAAGGACGGCCTGTTCCCCATGAAATGATCTTTGTGGATGAGGCAGGTTTTAACCTgaccaaaagaaggaaaagggggaggaaCATAATTGGCCATCGGGCTATTGTAAATGTCACTAT ACAACATATGTTCCAGCTGGACTACAGGGAACCAGCACAGCCAGAGCAGCCTCACTACGTTGTTGTGTGGGATAACGTCAGCTTCCATCGCGCTGCTCTG GCCATGGAAGAGGCCTGCCTAGAGATATCAGTAGATGCATGCCAGGGGTGGATCAGGCATGCAAGAGGATTTTACCCCCGCTGCCTGGCTGGGGCCAATATAGCCtgtgatgtggatgagattcTCTGGCCTGACCCAGACCAAAGACAAGATGCTGTGGTGGGATAA